The DNA region TAGAATTGTTGGTATAGAGGGTTCTACTGACTAGTGTTACAGTTCCTGCAAATCGACTGGtgtttaatcacggtcaattgtacgtgACTCTTTttcgagtcacccatcctgatggcCTGAACGTGTTAGTGCTAGACGAGAATGTACAAGATTCTGTTAGTACTACCAATGTCATCTACAAAGAGatttttaataatgtataaTTCGAATTGGTGATATTATACCTTTTTTTCAAAGAGAAAATTTGTCCAActtatacaaatcctaaacacttaTAATAAATCCTCAAAGTTTTAGCACCAAATGCTTACatatacacattagctattaattcaacaattatttggtcAAATACATGCAAGGATAAtatcacaaaacataatcgatcaaaacCATCATtttaattgcactatataatatttgatgttataatttctataattatatactgatcaaaatatttttaaaatattatagcaaatttaTCGCAGGGGTGCAAACGCTAGTATTAATTaagctaaaataaaataaataaaatatttatttattatatttatttaataaaaaatcagTGCCCAAAAGAATAAAGGTCGGCTCCTATAACCTAATGTCTAACATTGATCGCATAGGTCTTGGCCCATTCTTAGGTTAATCTCAATATCTCCATTAGGATTCTTAGTGGTTATTGACGATGATGGAGTATTTGGTATTGGTGTCATCAAAGGtttattaaactattttgttataACTGAATTTTTTTAGACAAgggatatttaaatatttttttaatactctaATTTACGATTCAAAAAACATTTGAGTTTGTGCTTTCTTGTTTCAAAAATGTTTCcacattcaaaattttcataagaATCTGATACAATTTTTCTCAAGGGCAATAGCAGCAATGTTTTTGCCCTAACTCAAGTAAAATAGAATTTGAAAGTTAAGTTGAAACTACAATATATCATCAtcttattataattatcaatatGATAGTGCAGCAAATTTAGTACACGTACAGGCTGATACTACAACTAAATAAACTACAAACTAACCAAAATTTACTTATCCATTATGGCCGGGCATATACATGGCAATCTTATATGTAATGATAGATTTATAGGGGATATGAAGGCTTTAAATTGCTTACTACTAGTTTAGGACGCCTCTACTTCTACAACAGCGTTTAGGTCATTCTCTCCCCGGCAGGGGCCATAAGCCCGGCTACAAAACAAGAAAAGCAACATATTAGCCATGCTTAACCCGGCAAGAATCCAGTTGTAGTAGTCGTAGTGACCCTTGTTTATGTTGCTGGATATCCAGCTCCCGCTTTCACCTCCTTCAGTCATGTCGTTGATAGCACTCATCAGAAAGCTGGCCGCCACGCTCCCTGCAGCGGAGCCTAGTCCGAGAAGATTGGACGCTATGCTCGCCATGCTTTGGGGGAACTCTGATACGAAGAACTCGTTTTGAGCAACTGCATTCATGGCCTCTGCAAAGCCTACAAGCATCAAGTGCGGCACTAGCCACAATACTGACATCTTGATTATGCCCTCTGGCTCCTCCGAGTATCCTTCCTTATTTGCAAGGCTTCGCCTAACAGTCTCCACAACAGCTGCCACCACCACGGACAGGAAAGATACAAAGATCCCACATCCCATTCTTGTCTTCGTACTGAAACGAACCGGCTTTCTCATGACTCTCGAAGCAATGGGTATAATAGCTCGTTCGTATAACACAAACCAAATTACCACAGCAACGAATGCGAAAATTGCCAAGGAGCCTACTGGAATTTCAAAGCTCGAGCCTATTATATGGCGATCCACAGTGGTGGCTTGAAGGGTGTCAAAAGAACCTTGGCAGATATTTATGCTCATTATAACACCAGTAACCCAGATTGGGATAACCTTTAGGATTGCTTTCAGCTCCTCTACTTGATCTACTGTACAAAGACTCCATGGATCTGCTGCTTTTCCATCTGAGTTCAAGTCTTGATGGGGGTCTTGTATGATGCAAGCTTTATTAAGAAACCTATATATAATCAATGATTTAAATGTAAGGGTGTATTTGTTTCAAACATTAGAATCAGAATAGTAATGTAAATCAGATACTTGGTATTTAGTAATGGTACCGTGAAGAATAGAGCTTTTAGCATTTTTAGTTCAGGAGTATTTTGTCACTAACAACTTTAATTCACTACTCTCAAAACTTACATAATTGGTCCACCAATATCATTATCTTAGCGAAATGTCCTTCCACTGAAATTTATGTCTATTTTTcactgaaaaaaataatatagcaagggtaaaattgtctttttcttttctattgaccaaaataaataataataaaaatctgTCCAGAAAAGCAATTAGATGATCATTAATGGTGGTAAAAGGAAAAGACAGTTTTACCCTTGCTATAAGGGGAAATATTTTTCCCTAgtgaaaaatgaatataatggaGATTTAATCACAGGAAGGACCATTTATATATGGCTAGCTATATGCTAAGAAAATGATACTAGGATTCATTTTTCAAAGTAATAGATCAATATTATTACGaccgtgggaccaaaagtgcgaaaAGAACTCATAAAATGGATCTTACCTCAGTGTTTCACTTGGGAGACGTAACATGGTACCTTCTTGATGGTATGTTATACCTCCATTGCCAGATGAAAGCAGGAGACTTCTCTTTCTGTAAGAAGCTACAATCACTTGAATTAACCCTGTGATTAAGCTTCCTTTGGGCTTTGGTTTCACATAGAAAGGGGAACCCAGAAAGATTAAAACAGCAGCACAGAGCATAAGCAAAAGAAGAACTCCAAAGCCGATCTCCCACCCCATGTTCTCTTGGATATAAACCAGACAAGTCATGGCAACGAGGGCCGACACTATTGTAATAGCATAGTACCAGCCAAAGTATCTCTCCATCTTTACACCCTCATTCTTCCGGATATTCTTTAACTGATCAACACCAAACGCCAATGAAGAAGATTTTACCCCTCCAGAACCAATGGACACAAGAATAAAAGAggtaaacaaaagaaaaagttggaCCGCTGTTGCAGAACTGCAAGTGTTGTTTGAATCCAAGCAAGGAGGGGGCCTTGCTTGCGGTATAACAGTTGTTAGCCAAAAGAGAAACATTCCCTACAAAATATGGGTTTCATCGTCCAAGACACTTTAGTTCTATGCCTGCAACAAAAAGCCTTTTCTACTAGTGGCATTATGATTGAAGAAAATTTAAGCACTAAGGGAAAATAAGAACCAGATTCATAAAAGCTGACAATTAAGTAGAGTTTTCATGCAATGCATCAACTAACAAACAAATCCAATAGTAAACAATTTTCGTATCACGTGTGTAAAGAATGTGGGTATCAATTGGAATGAAGTTCCAAGAGTTCGAGAATAACATAACATTCCAGCAAAACAACATACAGTCTAATCAAAGGAAAACTTGACTACTCAGAGAATTTGTggtcaaaataaaaaagaaaaaaaagaaagaagaaccACAATGAATCAGTGTAACTGGATAAAGACAATTAAATGGTTTTGCGTGACTTTCTTTCACTTCTAGGGATAGATTTGAAGCTGCTGTAATAAAACCTAGCTTGTGTCAAAAAGTtgcctaaatatttaaaatctagCTTAtttatcaaaagaaaaaaggaaaaaaaaaaaaaaaaaaaaaaaggagagagacCCTATGTGCTTCTGACATTCTACCAACAAATATATGTACAAAAGTTCATTAGCTGTATTGACAATGACTTTGCCCCTAAAATTTATCCCTTGATGTTTACAATAGACCAATGTAACATAGCTTTCATCACCCATTACTCCAGAAGTGCCTTATCATATCAATGGCCCAAAGGATAATTGCCCAAAGGATAATTCCACCTTCCACTCACCACACAAAGGAGAACAAAAACTGGGGTAACCCATACAACATGACTAAGGGTACAAACTTGTAAACAAAATGTCACAAGTTTGAATCCTATCTCTCTTGGTTTGAGTTGAtaagctatgggcaacctaggctggtttatctCCTTGCGGTCCTTTGCCGACTAGGACCACCAAACAGGTTTACCCAATGCTACCATCAGGTAGTGGCTGTGGGTTTCCCCTCCTTAAGGAAAACAAAAACTCATTGCCAGGACTTCGGAAAAGTAAAATCAgagcttatatcttattttctAAATAATGTCCTTTTCTTGTTTAAAGAAGTGTAAATGCTTTAAAATAGTCAAAGTGTCAATAAATAAGcaattaatgtacataattatcaACATTGAATCCTGCATCCTAGTGAAATTAGTAAAGCTAGCCAGAAATTAAACTGTAAGAACATATAAAACCACAATAACTGGCtgtgtaaaaatgtaaaatatgcTTGATTATGCAGTTCAGAAACTATAAGAATTAACTGAAAACTTTTACCACAAGGCTAATAACAGATCCCATTGTAATTATTTGAAACCGGCCCACAAAAGAATCTGCCATAAAAGCTCCGATAACAGGGGTGATATTAGAAGCTGCATTCCACCAATACAGTACATTGGATCCACTAGCCATATCCATTTGATACTCCCTCATCAGATACAGAATCATGTTGGGAGCTAACCCACTAGTCACCATATTGGTCAATGCCAAATTTCCTATCCATGACCAGAGCATACAAAAACCACAAAATTACAACAAGATAAAAACCAGTTCAAGATTCATTATTGCTaccaaaattattatacaaCTCCATGTTCAAATTAACAAGCTATGTGAACCGGCGGTACCCAAGAAAATCAAGCGCTTACCccgccaaaagttatagttagtaGTAGCAGAgggcaactttatttccttatagaccgTCGTCGCATTGTTTGAGACATTGAGTGATGGACTTGACCCTAAGTCTATTATAGGCCTCCATCTAACAATTTCCTAACCACCCGGTGTTATACTTGGTCTTTACCTGCCTCTGCCAATAATTCTCCAACCATTGGTGCTAGATTTGGCCTTTACTGGCTTATGCCCAACACTACCCCAATTTTTGAACGCATACATATCTATGAACTGATCAGGGCTATTTAGAAAGAAAAGAGCtaaggagaagaaaaattatattaccagCAATGAAGGGCAGAGTTCTTAAGCCACCACCCTGAGGCTGAGGAGCGGAAGTCTCCAAGAGAGGCTGCTGCTCACCGGCCATCTCCCCCTTTTCGTCTGAGAAATTTTCCATGGCAACAGTGACACAAATTCACTGGGTTCCACTCGATCttcagaagaagaagaagagagtagAAACGATGATTAGTCTTATCTTTTTTTAGTATATGCACTTGTGCAGTGTCAGCGGCATGAGCCTGTATAAACATAAAACATCGCGATGAATTTTAGGAAggaaatgacaaaaataccaCCACACCAGCCATTGCCCAAGCGCCCAACAACTTAACTGAGGCCCACATGATGGATTGGATGGAAGCTATATAAGGCCATTCCCATAAAAGACATTTTGTGGAGATTTTAGAATAGTGGGGAGTatttgctcaaaaaaaaaaaaaagaatagtggggagtatttaaaaaatgtgaagGGTAGGATTTTTGTGAATTTTCCCTCTGGGTGGGGATTTTGGTAGTAGTGTTAGGGCTCACTTTGGAGCAGATAAGCTGCGCTTCATGTGCATGAGGTGCAGATTccgcatgtgtgtgtgtgtatatatatatatatatatatatatatatatatatatatagttttttattttgttttttttttctttttctttgtttctctactctcattttctctttcctaatcacacataaaaaaattctttaaaaaccACACCAAAATCTCCATTATTAAGGAAAGTTTGatatggcaaattattttgtggacccgGACCCACTTTGCCAAGTAGGTCTAGTTTCAAAATACACAACTTAGATActgaatattcaaaatttatatactaaatattcacaatttacatacttaacattcagtatgtaaattgtgacagGTCCACCATACAATGTGGACCCacgtccatggtataactattggtataatacggagtagtactATTATACTAATTTGCAAATTATTATgcggaccatggttcacacaaatactgtgtgaaccataaaaaatggtacatctatatatatatatatatatatatatatatatatatatatatactagttttatacgtgcattgcgcgaatgggttaatgctcaatgtttatatttaaataaatatttgaaagtatatcaatgcaagtttatataggagaagtttatacatgggtaattgaatgtcgaatttttttatttaaatatctaactcaaagtatatgaatccaagataatatagaaaattcattataattactactaaaataaatgtttgcaaccttgtaaaatcgatagtctaaatatttggtctaaaaatgatagtctaaataaatactacttttaatttgaatttttctaagtgttcttaattctcttttgagtaatattgccattgtcttcatctttactatttgttctcttcctttttgttggtagagtgttatttgcaatttggttattgttgcaatcgttataccctacaccacggtgcacatagcaatgtgcaccacgtacataaaatgacgtcgttttggtgttagtggacgcggacgcgaacgacattaggaaattcattatctataatacacataatcattatatagaatacccagaacgtttgcctagaatacacagaatgtttgcccagaatacacagaatattgacacaaaatacacagaactcatcctcctaacattcgaatgcacaaacacatcacaacctgtgttaataacatgaatacacagaatattgacacaaaatacacataactcatcctcctaaacattcgaatgtacaaacacatcacaacatgtgttactaacatgaatacacataacagttgcctagaatacacagaacggttgcctagaatacacagaatgattgcctggaatacacagaatgttaacataaatacaaaaaccgaccgaaacgggaaacgtaatttccaaaaaaaaacggatgattaatttacaatgctcaaaacgacatcgtttagatatgtggtgcacagtataatttgccttattGTTGGTAACAGagatgacaatgtcatgcaatgagattatgatataggagatatggactttcctttaggtgttctgcttggggttcatttggttcaaccattattgttgaatgagttattgtggataaagaaatccctagtttaagaaaaaaaattaaattaattaataaaaatttgaaattttaaaatattatgtattccaaagatattaaaaggtagtttctcgcttcaatttgctgggtaaggggttatttgagtactttcattgtcaacaaattccccaagtagttaatatgattggtttcaaactattctttttaatttttttcatggtattaaagaaatacatatgtatcattttttggtgtaactactaaatagagtgattccgcttcaatctgttgggttatttgagtactctctttgtcaaccaatccccaagtagttaatataattaacttcaaattattttaattttttttcatagtattaataaaatgcttggtaaataaatatataacattattttgtactataactttgatatttaattacaagatattgtaaaaataagataatggacaatgtaatgaaatttgaatgtaaagaatctttgaatgagagaaaataaagacaatataactaatgaaattatttctcttatttaatttaattttttgataatgaataattttttcaaataaaggtattgtagacacataattttaaattaaagaaatacatatgtatcattttttgttgtagctactaatttatttaatttaataagagtaaaatagggtgacaaacttaattatgtcaaatttgattgagatgggattcgaacctaagacctttcgtatagaaattaatgggtaagttaaaacttaacggaatattaacggagaagagaatatttaacagaaaacttaacggataatcataaaagtaatgttaaattaggtaatctctattaataatattaatctgaattatcttaatcatctatttgattaaataattcatctgaaccatccatttgattaaataatttgaccgccacttttctacccattttaggtctaactctctttggctcttattagtatatatatatatatatatatatattaaaacaggaGTGTTGTTTTCTCGCACAtcttaagaaaataaatttgttttgaaatttgaaattacaatcatttttttacctaattaaataataacaaaaatactatatatgttaatttaatttatagtaatgattaccaaaaatatttattatacaatgaatcatggtctacttttaattatttagaaggaaaaacaaaatgaatttattaatatttcactgaaaatatattcaacaattatatttttataattatatttctttttaatcatatggaaattaatattaaaattttatgaacgaaaaggaaatgaatattacacgGAAATCTGTtgttaatattttcttattaattggcaaggaatcaggCCAATTAATTGACAATTAccaggaaaaaggaatggaaaacaatattaattcttttgatgaaggaaaaaggaaatgaatatactcaaaataaaatgaatattatgaaaagtgaaatgaatatattaatatttcactggaaatataacacaactttttccTACGAAAAAactagtaaccaccaaatgaatgattaggtaaaaattataaatgaaaaatgaatgtataataatactaattatttttataaaggaaaaaggaaatgaaatattaggaaaa from Ipomoea triloba cultivar NCNSP0323 chromosome 6, ASM357664v1 includes:
- the LOC116022729 gene encoding protein NRT1/ PTR FAMILY 1.2-like, producing MENFSDEKGEMAGEQQPLLETSAPQPQGGGLRTLPFIAGNLALTNMVTSGLAPNMILYLMREYQMDMASGSNVLYWWNAASNITPVIGAFMADSFVGRFQIITMGSVISLVGMFLFWLTTVIPQARPPPCLDSNNTCSSATAVQLFLLFTSFILVSIGSGGVKSSSLAFGVDQLKNIRKNEGVKMERYFGWYYAITIVSALVAMTCLVYIQENMGWEIGFGVLLLLMLCAAVLIFLGSPFYVKPKPKGSLITGLIQVIVASYRKRSLLLSSGNGGITYHQEGTMLRLPSETLRFLNKACIIQDPHQDLNSDGKAADPWSLCTVDQVEELKAILKVIPIWVTGVIMSINICQGSFDTLQATTVDRHIIGSSFEIPVGSLAIFAFVAVVIWFVLYERAIIPIASRVMRKPVRFSTKTRMGCGIFVSFLSVVVAAVVETVRRSLANKEGYSEEPEGIIKMSVLWLVPHLMLVGFAEAMNAVAQNEFFVSEFPQSMASIASNLLGLGSAAGSVAASFLMSAINDMTEGGESGSWISSNINKGHYDYYNWILAGLSMANMLLFLFCSRAYGPCRGENDLNAVVEVEAS